Proteins from one Patescibacteria group bacterium genomic window:
- a CDS encoding CDP-archaeol synthase yields the protein MLADFWQYFFSLVWLFLPAGAANMMASLSRWIDFLDCPVDFGKSLKNKRIFGNHKTWRGLFFGMIAAVLVAYLQVRFYTPDKFYYIYDYTKLNFLALGILSASGALLGDLFRCFIKRRKNIMPGTLWFPYDQIDWIAGAIITMSFYIQISWQNAIAAVALSIIIHPLINYICFLLKLQKNKF from the coding sequence ATGCTAGCGGATTTTTGGCAATATTTTTTTTCATTAGTCTGGCTATTTTTGCCAGCTGGAGCGGCCAATATGATGGCCAGTCTTTCTAGATGGATTGATTTTTTGGATTGCCCAGTTGATTTTGGTAAAAGCCTAAAAAACAAAAGAATATTTGGTAATCACAAAACTTGGCGAGGCTTATTTTTTGGCATGATAGCAGCTGTTTTGGTGGCCTATCTCCAAGTCAGGTTCTATACTCCAGATAAATTTTATTATATTTATGATTATACAAAGTTAAATTTTTTGGCTCTGGGTATTTTGTCTGCTTCGGGGGCTCTTTTGGGAGATTTATTTCGTTGTTTTATCAAGCGCCGCAAAAATATAATGCCAGGCACACTTTGGTTTCCTTATGATCAGATAGATTGGATAGCAGGAGCAATCATCACTATGTCTTTTTATATACAGATAAGCTGGCAAAATGCCATTGCGGCTGTAGCCTTATCTATTATTATCCATCCGCTTATAAACTATATTTGTTTTTTACTCAAGTTACAAAAAAATAAATTTTAA
- a CDS encoding glycosyltransferase family 2 protein: protein MEKHSRKISILIPIYNEAQSILVLYQKLSAVLANMDYEIIFVDDGSRDDSIVVLESIKSQNNKLKIIQLKRNFGKSAALAVGFEEVLGDLVITMDGDLQDEPTEIPRLLAEIDKGYDLVSGWKIDRKDPLVKKISSKIFNFTVSIMTGLKLHDFNCGFKIYKSEVVKSLDVYGDLHRFLPALAYQQGFKVGELKVKHNERQFGDSKYGRSGLKRIRNYILDPINVILITKYQYKPAHFFGGWGLLAILSGLVINIYLSALWFLGHGPIGNRPLLFLGILLIIVGIQLVSMGFLGELIVRANFKKNKNYYIKVKK from the coding sequence ATGGAAAAGCACAGTAGAAAAATTTCAATCCTTATACCAATATATAATGAAGCGCAGTCTATACTTGTACTGTATCAAAAATTGTCAGCTGTTTTGGCTAATATGGACTACGAAATTATTTTTGTAGATGACGGATCAAGAGATGATAGTATAGTTGTATTGGAAAGTATAAAAAGCCAGAACAATAAATTGAAAATAATTCAACTCAAGAGAAATTTTGGTAAGTCGGCTGCTTTGGCAGTAGGGTTTGAAGAGGTTTTGGGTGATTTGGTAATTACTATGGACGGCGACCTTCAGGATGAGCCTACAGAGATACCTCGCCTGCTGGCAGAGATTGATAAGGGTTATGATTTGGTCTCTGGTTGGAAGATAGATCGCAAAGATCCTCTGGTCAAAAAAATTTCATCTAAGATTTTTAACTTTACGGTCAGTATAATGACGGGGTTAAAATTACATGACTTCAACTGTGGATTCAAAATATATAAAAGCGAAGTAGTAAAAAGTTTGGATGTTTATGGAGACTTGCACCGTTTTTTACCAGCTTTGGCCTATCAGCAGGGATTTAAAGTTGGTGAGTTAAAAGTAAAGCATAATGAACGTCAATTCGGTGATTCAAAATACGGACGCTCTGGGCTAAAGAGAATCAGAAATTATATACTGGATCCGATAAATGTTATTTTGATTACCAAATATCAATACAAGCCAGCTCATTTTTTTGGTGGTTGGGGCTTATTGGCTATATTGTCCGGCTTAGTTATTAATATTTATCTATCAGCCTTATGGTTTCTCGGCCATGGTCCGATTGGCAATCGGCCACTTTTATTTTTGGGTATACTCTTGATAATAGTCGGTATTCAGTTGGTGTCTATGGGTTTTTTGGGGGAGTTGATTGTCAGGGCTAATTTTAAAAAAAATAAAAACTATTATATAAAAGTCAAAAAATGA